One window of the Rhizorhabdus dicambivorans genome contains the following:
- a CDS encoding nuclear transport factor 2 family protein codes for MAAEDRWAAMERTLDRIEARQAIHDLLMRYCRGVDRLDRDMILSVYHPDAWDDHGSFKGSPVEFADWVMSSHRGKVISCTHFLANSLVSFESDDVAHGESYVIAVHRHMRDGALHDMMGAGRYIDRFERRGGEWRLSSRIVIGDWDRLDPVERQVAGPLTEALAQPSRTPSDPSYASGRIGA; via the coding sequence ATGGCGGCAGAGGACAGATGGGCGGCGATGGAACGGACGCTGGATCGGATCGAGGCCCGGCAGGCAATCCACGACCTGCTGATGCGCTATTGCCGCGGGGTCGACCGGCTCGATCGCGACATGATCCTGTCGGTCTATCATCCCGATGCCTGGGACGATCATGGCTCGTTCAAGGGATCACCGGTCGAGTTCGCCGACTGGGTGATGTCCAGCCATCGCGGCAAGGTCATCAGCTGCACCCATTTCCTGGCGAACAGCCTGGTCAGCTTCGAGAGCGACGACGTCGCCCATGGCGAATCCTATGTCATCGCCGTCCATCGGCACATGCGCGACGGTGCGCTGCACGACATGATGGGCGCGGGCCGCTACATCGACCGGTTCGAGCGGCGCGGCGGTGAATGGCGCCTGTCCAGCCGAATCGTGATCGGCGATTGGGACCGGCTCGATCCGGTCGAACGGCAGGTGGCCGGCCCGCTGACCGAGGCGCTGGCGCAGCCCAG